A DNA window from Roseofilum capinflatum BLCC-M114 contains the following coding sequences:
- a CDS encoding DUF2301 domain-containing membrane protein, which translates to MTNAESPVYQGQFGNFTITPEDRQEVMIYRGGLTVAAVCMAIATTLTLWPHHNPETLSWLTPLYFLFCLALGVSLLTIHIYMAILHRLLQLFLMVGTISGLVLTFNSSQPLALTVYTQPLTLFGIGCTFAALTGIYFKEGFCFHRLETKLLTPLVPILLLGVLFGTLPIQAQEIMLAAWSILFLIFAGRKLIQPIPPDIGDKSVFEYLKKAKS; encoded by the coding sequence ATGACTAACGCAGAATCCCCGGTTTATCAAGGTCAATTTGGTAACTTTACGATTACCCCAGAAGATCGCCAAGAGGTGATGATTTATCGCGGTGGGTTAACGGTTGCGGCTGTCTGTATGGCGATCGCCACGACCCTGACCCTCTGGCCCCATCATAACCCAGAAACCCTATCCTGGCTCACCCCCCTCTATTTCCTCTTCTGTCTTGCATTAGGGGTTAGCCTGCTCACCATCCATATTTATATGGCCATCCTCCATCGCCTGTTGCAATTATTTCTGATGGTGGGCACAATTTCCGGTCTCGTCCTCACCTTCAACAGTTCCCAACCTCTTGCCCTGACCGTATATACTCAGCCCCTTACCTTATTCGGTATTGGATGTACCTTTGCTGCCCTCACCGGCATTTACTTCAAAGAAGGCTTCTGTTTCCATCGTCTAGAAACCAAACTTCTTACCCCCCTAGTACCGATTCTACTGCTCGGTGTTCTCTTTGGCACGCTACCGATCCAAGCTCAAGAAATCATGTTAGCCGCGTGGAGCATCCTATTTCTGATTTTTGCTGGACGAAAACTGATTCAACCCATTCCCCCAGACATTGGCGATAAATCGGTTTTTGAATACTTGAAAAAGGCTAAGTC